One Ostrinia nubilalis chromosome 4, ilOstNubi1.1, whole genome shotgun sequence DNA window includes the following coding sequences:
- the LOC135088468 gene encoding very-long-chain (3R)-3-hydroxyacyl-CoA dehydratase-like — translation METEKQTEQPAVQPTVQQSEKKTVKKKKTKISKWFIFIKLYLTLYNFFQFLGYSYVILVILFKFVTQGHVLYENVGPIIKVLQLLQFLEVLNPLIGLTRGIPFVPFLQIFGRAVVLFWNVDIEPRIQAKPVVIYLIIIWSLVETVRYPFYLTQIYGKDVNMITWLRYTLWIPLYPAGFLCEYLIIYSNIPYFEETNKLSVTLPNEWNFAFHMPTFSRIHICLLMAAGMYLMKHMHRVRMARLQVLEELKVK, via the exons ATGGAGACTGAGAAGCAGACTGAACAGCCGGCTGTACAGCCGACTGTACAGCAGAGCGAAAAGAAGactgtaaaaaagaaaaaaactaaaatctcCAAATGGT TTATATTTATCAAGCTCTACCTGACGCTCTACAACTTCTTCCAATTCCTCGGCTACTCCTACGTCATCCTCGTCATTCTGTTCAAATTCGTGACGCAAGGCCACGTGTTATACGAAAATGTTGGACCGATCATAAAAGTGTTGCAGCTCCTACAGTTTTTGGAAGTACTTAACCCTTTGATTGGACTTACACGG GGAATTCCTTTCGTACCTTTCCTTCAAATCTTTGGACGTGCTGTTGTGCTATTCTGGAACGTTGACATTGAACCCCGAATCCAAGCTAAACCAGTTGTGATTTACTTGATTATAATATGGAGCTTGGTGGAAACTGTCAG ATATCCTTTCTACCTAACGCAAATATACGGGAAGGACGTCAACATGATCACGTGGCTGCGTTATACCTTATGGATTCCTCTATACCCGGCTGGTTTTCTCTGCGAATACCTCATCATATACAGCAACATTCCCTACTTTGAAGAGACGAATAAGCTGTCGGTGACTCTGCCCAACGAATGGAACTTCGCCTTCCATATGCCGACGTTCTCTCGGATCCATATTTGCCTCCTGATGGCTGCCGGCATGTATTTGATGAAGCACATGCATAGGGTGCGAATGGCCAGGCTTCAGGTCTTGGAAGAGTTAAAGGTGAAGTAG